A segment of the Ferrimicrobium acidiphilum DSM 19497 genome:
TCGAGTTTTGTGGCCTATCGATCCTTGTCGATGAGCGGCTGTACGTTCCCAGGCTACAAAGCGAAGAGCTCGCTCGACGCGCCGCGGAACGCCTGCCCCGTGACGGATGCGCGGCGGATCTCTGTACCGGAGTTGGCGCAATCGCTGCCTATCTGGGCCAGATGGCGCCGAATGCGACGGTAGTGGGGACCGACCTGAATCTGAGTGCTGTTCGTTGTGCTAGACGTAATGGCGTCCAGGCCATAGTGAGCGAACTTGGATCGAGTCTGCACTCTGGAGCTTTCGACGTCGTTTCGGTGGTGGCTCCCTATGTCCCCACCGAGCAGCTTCGCCTTTTACCCGCTGACGTCCAGCGCTTTGAGCCCACCCTCGCGCTCGATGGAGGAGCGGATGGACTCACACAGCTACGTCGCAGTGTTTTCGATGCCCAGCGCCTCTTACATGCTGGCGGTTGGTTTCTGGCTGAAGTCGGTGGAGTGCAGGACCGCATGTTGGAGCCTGTACTGCGCTTCGCTGGCTTTGATAGCTTCTCGTCGTGGCACGACGAAGATGGCGATCTCCGCGGTGTCTGCGCCCAGCTTATCTAGCGGCCATGGACGGCCGTCAAGCTGAGATCGTCTCATAAGGTGTTATCCGTTGGTGAAGCGGCGCGCCTAATCATCCACCACTTGGCTAGAAATTAGGTAACTATTCAGGTCACCACCGAGAGTCGGTCGGGTGAAGCTGCGAGGGAAGTGTTTCTCGGTCGCTAGGGCGAAGCGGTTCAAGGGTTCGTAGCGCGTCTCGGACAGCAGCTTCGTTGTGTCTCTGTCCGAGGAACGTCCAAGGT
Coding sequences within it:
- a CDS encoding N5-glutamine methyltransferase family protein; its protein translation is MPLDYLADEVYARLVRAGCVAADEEASDLLAAAPDEATLAKWVTRREHGEPLAWILGSIEFCGLSILVDERLYVPRLQSEELARRAAERLPRDGCAADLCTGVGAIAAYLGQMAPNATVVGTDLNLSAVRCARRNGVQAIVSELGSSLHSGAFDVVSVVAPYVPTEQLRLLPADVQRFEPTLALDGGADGLTQLRRSVFDAQRLLHAGGWFLAEVGGVQDRMLEPVLRFAGFDSFSSWHDEDGDLRGVCAQLI